The genomic segment GGTCTGTAGTAGTGGATCCCACATCTTTAGCTAATGAACTCTGCTTTTTGCTTAAATCTTCAGTGATCTCCTTTACTGTGCTCATGCCCCTATCTTCtgaagatttcttttctttatccttGGGCCCGAGGATTCCCTTTAGCTTTTGTGTCTGCTTCTTTAAGAAGTCGAGTGCCTTACCCTCACTCTTTCCCTCACCAAGTGTGTTGATAGATGTATTAGATCCCATAACTTTATGGAGTCCTTCCCTAGAGTCATCATGTAGAAGGGCTGAAGAACTATGAGAGCgactctttttcatttcactcttcTCTGCATCTGTAGCGTCTGTGGTCAGAATTTCCTCATCACATGAGATTCGACGAGGATTCAGTCCTTTGAGTTTTAGCGGATCCCTCCTGAATAGCTTTGGTGAAGGAAGAGGCTTAAGAGACTTGAATAAGTCCTTCTTTAGACCCTCTGAGGTATTCTCTTCTTTATGGGTTTGGGATGTCTCTGAGACCTTCAGGGTGCCCACAGAAGGCTTGGGAGAGTTTATTGGTGGTTTTGAAGAACTCACTGAGGGTCTGCGAGTCAACTCTGCCAATTTTGTGGCAATGTCTGGCTTCTTTGTTTCAGGTTCTGCTGGAAGAGAGATAGTTGGGATTTTCGGAGTTGTCGTAGCTTTGAGAGGAGGTTTATCAGAGAGGTCTGGCTTTTTTTCAGCAGGTTCTGGTGGTTTTGTGGGTGTCTCTGCCTCCATTTTTGATGCTTTTCGCTTGGCAGCCAGGTCTTTGAAATACTGTAGTCGACTGGCTGGGTCATTCATGTTcagagatgatgatgttgttgttgttgttacttcTACTTCGCTCTCAGTTGTCTGAGCTGCCTCTTTTGCTTTATCCTCGTCTTTCAGTCTGAGTTGTTTTTCCTCATGCTGatgttctttctccttctctttttctttctcattttccttttctttctcctcagcttTCTTTCTCCAATCAAAAGGCTCACGAGTCAGTGACCTCCTCTTTTCAAGGATCTGGGCCACAATCGAGGAAGTGCGCACTGAGTCTAACCCCTCATCTTGCTCAGTTGCTGGTTTTAATCCAAGGGAACCACTATGCATCTCTGCCTTGGAAGATGAGAATATAAGTGAGGAGCGGAGACGAGAGCTACGTTGAAGGTGTGGGTTGATGCGTGTGCGGAATGATTCATGTTTGGACAGAAAGAGATCTTGAGCCTCTGTCGCTTGCACATCAACGCCCACCTCTTTTGCTACACCCCTCTCTAGTTCTTGAtccctttccttttctctccccctaTCTTTTTTGCCCAGTTCAAATGGCTTCATATCATTACCTGAGGAAAGCAGATCCTGATTTTTTGTTGGGGCAGATTCTGCATTACTTCTCTCTGGTAATACAGGCTTTCCAAAGCGTGGTCTAAGGCCTTCGGGCTTGGGCTTTGGGGGAACAATAGGTGGCTCCTTAACACCAAAAGGAGGAGCTGGTGTTTCAGTAGCAGTAGGCTGCTGAGATGATGGAGGCTCTTCAAACGCATCAGGCCCTATAGGCTGAGGTAGACCCTCTTCCCCACCATCCTCATATGCGCTGAGATAGGAGTGGATTCTCCAGCTTCTCAGGCCTTGCCGGACACTTGCATCTTGATCATGCTCTTGAACAGTTTGTTTTAGAAACTGCTTCTTCTCTGGTGGATGAGGCTGTGTTGGTGAGGTTTGGCAAGCATAGGCTTGACCTATGGTTGGTCTCTTATGGGTAGCCCCTCCTCCATATCTACCAGCTATTGGAGGTGCCTGGTGGCCATCAGGTCCCCTCAAATCCTCAGATGAAAAGTAATCCCCACCATGTTCTCCAAGAGGAGGCTCTGGATCTGAGCGAAAGCTTGAATCTGAATACTGGTCAATGGAGAGGTGTGGTGGACAACCTCGAAGTCTGTCGTAGTGTCCCTGTCCAGAACCCGGCCCAGGACCTTCACTGTAGAAATGGCTACTTTGGCTCTGttccctgtaaaaaaaaaaaaacaaacagttccTTACTTGTTTGATTATAAATGCATAATTAAgtcactaaccctaaccctcaatcTATACAGTTGGAGTTAATAAAGAGTTAACTACCTGTGGAAGCTTGTCTCATCCAGATTATTCATGACTCTGTGCTTCATGTATTGCCTTGATGATGTGTAGTTTTCCTGGGTTCCCTCTGCATAGCTGTGTCTCTTAAAGGCAGTATTACTAATCTCCATCTGCCTGGAGACAATGGATCTTCCTTGCTCCATAAAGGATTGCTGCAGGCgaagttgttgttgtgagtACTTCCCAATTGTAATTCCTGCCCCGGGTTCAACGGTGTGACGAAATGGGTCATTTCTCCGGAAAGGGAATGCAAGGTTACGATCAGAGTCTCCATAGGGGAAAGCAGGGGGAATATCATGCTGCCTCCTGAATCCGATGGGGTTTAGCAAAGACTGTGTCCTCTTCAAACGAAACTGGTTGCTTATGTAACTGCTGGTGCTGCCAGTTTCAGAGACCGCAAGTGCTCCATCCAGGTCGATGACTAGAGGCTCCGACTGAGCAAAGAGGATGCGAAACTCTTCATCGAAGGTGGCAACCAGCTCCCCAAGGAAGAGGTGGGCAATGCACCGGTGGATCTTCTCATAGGACCACATGAAACTAAGAGAAGGTAAGATGAATTTACAGAACAAATGGCGTAGGAGTCTTGAGAATTTAATAGCCTCATAATTGATAGAAATAAAGGGCTCACCTGTAGTTCCCACTGAGTAcagcactgcagtcagttagtAGGAAGCGATCTTTCACCTGTCCCTTGAAGGTTTTCCCTGTCCGTGAATAATAGGTTATTCCTGACACAGTCCTGACACGCATCATCTGTAAAACCAAAAGACCTTTGTGTTATTGACAGATATAAACCttagtgaaaaaaataaactaaaaaatatatttatatatacaatCTTTATATTGACAAGGCAAACTCACATGGATTAAGTCCAAATTGACCTTGCAGTTGAGGACCATAGACACAAAGTGATGGGCTTCCTGCTCATCCAGCAAAATATAAACAGGAACATGGCGAGCTGCCGCATCCAAGAGgtcaaaaaaaatgtcaacatctgTAAACATGTCCATCACCACGGCAATAACCTGGTGCAGAGGGCAAACGAGAGAACTATTCAACCTTTGTTCAGCATAAAGAAGTATCTGTAACCTATctatgaatttattttgtaatttagtttCTATCGGTTACCTAAATCAGTAAACTAGAATGGCGCCAGGTGAACATTTGCATCATTACAAGGAACTTCAATTGAGCCTGGTCATTGTGTTTACCACCAAAAGAGCATTATAAAGGCTTACAGTAGACACCTGCGTTTGGACTGCATCAAACCCTCTCATCAAATTGTAACAATTACGACATTGATACATTATTCAATAATGTCAGTAACTATAGACAGTAACCTTCACAAAGCTGACAGTGTAAAGAGCATGATAAACTAAAGTTCGAAGTCACTGACAGATAACACTAGATTTGTACACTACATGTTGATAAAGACAATATTCATAAATAAGATTTTCAACCAATCCACTTAGATCTGATCAGACAACATCTGttgcatgtttgtatttgaacacattggacaatttttttttttttttcacaaatacCATCTGAAAGTAAACCAGAACAGCAAGTTAAAAGGTCTTTCCTTTTCCTAGTCCTCCTTTTTACTCACTTGACGTGCATTCTTGATGAGTCTCCTGGCCTGCTCCTTGATGCTCGGCATTTCTGGGTCAGACGGGTTGACCAGAGTGGTGACCTCTGTGGGGCCAATGAAGCTGTGCTGTGGCAGCGGCCAGCCCAGGTCCAGCCCTGGGGCAGCGAGGTCGGACTGCATCGGCCAATAGGTGTCAGAAGAGCCATCAGCCTCATGACCTCCATCGTGATATGTCAGCTCTGGCATGCTGGAGGTCCTATTGGGTGCCTGGATTGTGGACTTGATAAAGTCAATTTCCGGCTGTGCCAGGAAACTGACCACATCTGCCATCTGGAGGAAGTCATAGTAGCCCTGGTGATGTAGGACAGAAATTCATTACCACAGGAAACGGATTTATATGTAAGtaatttttaagtattttaCACCCAAATAATGCACAACTAAAAAACTGCAGCATTACCTGTAGGTCATTTTCAATAAGAGCATCAATCGCCAGACGATACTCCTCACGGTAATGTGGAGGGAGGTAGTTTGGGTCAAGGGGGTTATCTCCAATCGATGAACTCTGTGATCGGTGTGGCATGATTGAAGAAGGGGGTCAAAGGCCACAGTTCAGGAGGATGTAAAGGAGGAGGAATTTTAACCTGtggaaaaatgtcagaaaaatgagAGGTCTGTTTTAGTGTTTTAGAGAACTAGCATATTACAGATTTCTAAACGTCAAAGCTAAAAGGAATATCTTAAAAATCTCAAATTTTTAAGTTACATCGCTGTTGTTCTTGTATACACTGTTGACAAGAACCAACTGATGATGTCAATATTCACATTCAAGGGCAGAATATGAGGGAGAGTGAGAAAACTCTGTCACACAAGCAGGCTGATTACCTGTGACCTGTTACACAAAGCAATGTATGTTGCAGGTTAAAGCCTATGCAGTTAGTACAGCATTAATTACACACCTTCACCAGAAAATACCACATTAACATTCTCCACAACGGTCACAGTTGTGATGGAGCTCAATAGAAATACATTATGTCATAGTAAGTGGCCACAGCTCTGAATTTgcactttaaataaataaaaaaaaaaggtttcaaatAATATTTACGTATTCTGCAGTGAAATATCCTGTTTGTGACAGTGCTGGACTGAAATGTAAATTGGCTTGTAAGAAAACTGCACAAAGGtaagaacaaagaaaaccaacagGACACAGAATACAcaatgagaggaagagagaagaaagccaagtgagagagacacaagaCGGGTGAGGGAGAGGTGGGTCAGGCATGTAAAAGTGTATGGACAGGTTCTCTCATATTTCCGCTCAGTAAACTTGTCATGCTGGTGCGTCTTGCTTCAAGTTGCTACTTAGATCTGAAAAATCTTTTAGTCCCAGAAAATCAGTCAGTCGTGGCAAACAGTAGTTAAGGAGAACACAATGATTATAGTTGATGATCATATTAGTTGTGTTATGACGTAAACTGTCTTAAACCTAATTAAAGGCACTGACAGGAACGTTCTCACATTATTTGTAGGATTATGACCATTTGAATGACTAAAGGCTACCACAGTGCTGAGAGATGACTTTGCAAGCGTTGCACATATGACTTAAATTGAATAAATGCTTGAGATCCTTAATTATGTGTGTTAAGGCCAAACCACAAAGAGACCAAAATTGAGGGGAGCACTTTGAGGGGAGCAATGtccagtcaaataaaaaaattataagtTCAATATTATATAAGAAAGAATAGCAGCAAACTTTTGAAGGGAGATGTTGGAACTTAATAACTATTTAAGTCCATTGTGGTAAGTGTATGTTCTTAATTAAATATTGTGCGCAATATTTGGCTCCAGAAGAGACAGTAGCTCCTCAGTGCCAGTTTCGGTATTTGATTTGGCATTGAAttaaggaagaaacaaagaTGTAAACAGGTGGCAAAGGTCCCAGAATCAATACCAATCACTGCATACTTATGTGTCACGTACCATCTAACCAGTCCAACTAGGACACCCCTCATTGATATTTAACGTGGCTCTGACAGCTCTGTTCTGGGCGGGTGGGTTATCTGATGGGCTATCAGACCTGGTACACTGGAGGTATTGATTGATTAAGTAAGCTGAATGTAATCTCTTGGTAACACTGCCCTGCTGAATGCAGC from the Echeneis naucrates chromosome 11, fEcheNa1.1, whole genome shotgun sequence genome contains:
- the fam83hb gene encoding protein FAM83H, encoding MPHRSQSSSIGDNPLDPNYLPPHYREEYRLAIDALIENDLQGYYDFLQMADVVSFLAQPEIDFIKSTIQAPNRTSSMPELTYHDGGHEADGSSDTYWPMQSDLAAPGLDLGWPLPQHSFIGPTEVTTLVNPSDPEMPSIKEQARRLIKNARQVIAVVMDMFTDVDIFFDLLDAAARHVPVYILLDEQEAHHFVSMVLNCKVNLDLIHMMRVRTVSGITYYSRTGKTFKGQVKDRFLLTDCSAVLSGNYSFMWSYEKIHRCIAHLFLGELVATFDEEFRILFAQSEPLVIDLDGALAVSETGSTSSYISNQFRLKRTQSLLNPIGFRRQHDIPPAFPYGDSDRNLAFPFRRNDPFRHTVEPGAGITIGKYSQQQLRLQQSFMEQGRSIVSRQMEISNTAFKRHSYAEGTQENYTSSRQYMKHRVMNNLDETSFHREQSQSSHFYSEGPGPGSGQGHYDRLRGCPPHLSIDQYSDSSFRSDPEPPLGEHGGDYFSSEDLRGPDGHQAPPIAGRYGGGATHKRPTIGQAYACQTSPTQPHPPEKKQFLKQTVQEHDQDASVRQGLRSWRIHSYLSAYEDGGEEGLPQPIGPDAFEEPPSSQQPTATETPAPPFGVKEPPIVPPKPKPEGLRPRFGKPVLPERSNAESAPTKNQDLLSSGNDMKPFELGKKDRGREKERDQELERGVAKEVGVDVQATEAQDLFLSKHESFRTRINPHLQRSSRLRSSLIFSSSKAEMHSGSLGLKPATEQDEGLDSVRTSSIVAQILEKRRSLTREPFDWRKKAEEKEKENEKEKEKEKEHQHEEKQLRLKDEDKAKEAAQTTESEVEVTTTTTSSSLNMNDPASRLQYFKDLAAKRKASKMEAETPTKPPEPAEKKPDLSDKPPLKATTTPKIPTISLPAEPETKKPDIATKLAELTRRPSVSSSKPPINSPKPSVGTLKVSETSQTHKEENTSEGLKKDLFKSLKPLPSPKLFRRDPLKLKGLNPRRISCDEEILTTDATDAEKSEMKKSRSHSSSALLHDDSREGLHKVMGSNTSINTLGEGKSEGKALDFLKKQTQKLKGILGPKDKEKKSSEDRGMSTVKEITEDLSKKQSSLAKDVGSTTTDQTTANHKTSTATSGTSRYQTPGSSVLFSSNLRDDTKVILEQISANSQKNRQEREETGGNKDSESVEKALERQNSIRRNRFLRPTGNSSQEREGLLKRIESLRKEKKVYSRFEMGNNLG